A window of Lonchura striata isolate bLonStr1 chromosome 2, bLonStr1.mat, whole genome shotgun sequence genomic DNA:
CACATTATTTAAGGTTTTGGGTGCTCTTGTAAAATTTGGTTTACATTTTTCAATTAGACAGGCCAGCAAAGATCTAGTCAGAGATTGGAGATAACTTTACCATCCAAACTTCatataaaaatacttctaataatagacttttaaaatgagaatttttccAGTCCCAAAATAGTCTTTCTGGTTTAGCACCTCATTTTAGTCTGACAGCCTGTCATATTTTACTGCCTTCATACTGCTTCCAAGAATGTGAAGAGCTGTTTGGATGTCATGTAGGTGAAGTTAGTTTGTTCTGCTTTAAAACAAATGCACAAGAATAATACAGTACAAGTCCAGTTCAAAGTCATGAAAATGGTACTCATTAGCAACTGTGGGCTTCATGCTGAAGATGTATCTTTTTTTGTATGATCAAACAGATGAGAAAAATGTCATAGGGTGAGGTTTTTTATCTAACTTTCTTTCAAGGCACACGTTCTCTGCATTGCAGAGTAGCTCCTAAACATAAGCACGGCTCTGCCTGCCTGAGGCTGAGGGATTAGAccaggaagggctgtggggtgctgctgcctcaggagaAGCCAGAGACAGTGGGGCAGGCTGCAGGTTATCAAGTTTGGGGTGCCTCTACTGATGACAGCAGTGATGATGGTGGTTGCCTACTGTAGGAAAGCTCACCTCAGCTGCAGAGGCTGTCCCATGCCAGCCTgagcctggctgctcctcctgcccacaTCTCCATGGCTGCCTTCTCTGCTCTCCTTTGCCTGCACTCAGACACACCCTAAGCAATACTgccaagtatttttttattgttattttaagCATCATGATTATTTATCTGTCGTTATATTCCTGAAACATAAATCTTGTTAGATGTATCTGGCCTGTGAAGTTTATAGATGTTTATTTAGCTCTCACTGCAAACCTACGTGCAGCACCAGATATTTGCTGTCTTGGATTTTTAAATAGCTCACATTGCTGTAGTACCCAGCTACTCCCCTGTCTTTACCCTGTGTATCTTAACACCATCCCTGCAAATCAGGATTCCTTTACTTTGGCCtttcaaaacattattttttttcctaaacagtCACTGTGAGCATCAGCCCTATACAATTCAGTGCACAGGCAGTCCATAGAAGCCAAGAGGTATCAGTGGAATTCCTAACATGGAGCaggcttttatttctttcttgttaaGATGTTTGCAGTCTTTACAACTAAATGAAAGATGGTGTTATGAAAGGACTGATGACCAGTCTTCCATAAACTTGGCTCAGAGAGGCTTTGCTGCCTGTTGctcacctggagcagcccaatCGCATTAATTCAAATATCAATTTCAAGCACACAATTTTAACATGTGCCACTTGCTTTTTTCCCAGAGTGAAGATTCAGATGAAGAAGATCTCTGTGCTATCAGTAATAAATGGACTTTCCAAAGAACCAGCAAACGATGGTCTCGGGTGGACGACATTGACACTCTGCTTCACCGATCTGACAGACATGGCTCTTCTGGggacattaaaatgaaaaacacgACAAGCAGTGAGAGCGTCCTTACAGATCTGAGTGAACCTGAGCTCTCATCAATTCACAGCGAGAGCAGTGggggcagtgacagcaggagcCAATCTGGCaccaccagcactgccagggaggcCTGCGACTGCTCTGCCCATCATGATGTGGAAAGCACCCTGCTGCAGGACTCTGCTACAATAAACACCGCCCCATCCCCCAAGGACGGCCTGAAGAATGAAAATCCAACACGAGCCAGAGCAAAAACCTTTCTAAAACGCATGGAGACACTAAAAGCAAAAGCCGTGCATGGAAAACTGAAAGGCTCGGGAAGAACAGGTCCTTTAGAGATCAGTGGACCGGTTCTCCAGTTTGAGCCAAAATCCTTGAAAGACATGCACTGTGTACAGATAGTCAATGGCGATCTTCAAAATTTGGGGCAAGATTCAGTCAAAAGAGGGCTTCCCTTTTCTGCCAAAtccagcagtgacagcagtcAGTCcgaaaacagcagcagtggagTGAGCACGCCATGTCTAAAGGAACGCAAGTGCCACGAAGCAAACAAGAGAGGTGGGATGTACCTGGAGGACCTGGATGTTCTGGCAGGAACAGCCTTACGGCAGGTGGTGGACCAAAACCGCAAAAATGAATTTCATTCCCAGGAGAACTTGGTTGTGCACATTCCCAAGGATCACAAACCGGGGACCTTCCCAAAGGCACTTTCTATCGAAAGCCTCTCACCTACAGACAACAGTAACAGTGTAAACTGGAGGACGGGCAGCATCTCTTTGGGAAAGCAGAACTGCTCTACTCCAAAGGAATCCGGACTGATGGCTTGCTGTCCTAAAGAGAGCAGAATTAGTATTTATGACAATGTGCCAGGTTCCCACTTGTATGCTAGTACTGGGGACCTCCTGGACATAGAGAAAGATGTCCTTTTTCCTCAGTTAGATGACATTTTGCAACATGTCAATGGACTGCAGGAGGTGGTAGACGGCTGGTCAAAGAAGGTGTTGCCAGGTCTGCCGGTTGGCGACGTGTCGGTCAGTGAATCCCCATCATTGCCTTTCCAGTCGCCTACACAGATCACTCTCGATTTTGAAGGAAACTCTGTGTCCGATGGCCGGACCACCCCGAGTGACATGGACAGAGATGGAACATCCCTGAATGAATCCGAAGCCACTGGTGTTAGGGACAGGAGGGACTCTGGGGTGGGAGCATCACTCACAAGGCCAAGCAGGTAAGCAGCAAAATTTTGTATACAAATCCACAGACTGTGAAATACAATTTAATTAAGCGGAGGTTCTCAGCTTAGGAGTCAGAAGGCACAGGGTACCATAACAGTAGTGTTCATTCTGCATGGAGATGGGGATTTCCCAAGGAAAggtgggattttgagggaagggACATCCTGCTGCAATATTCTTACATGGAATCAATGCAGAATTGGTTTAATAGAGCAAACTAAGACATTCTTTATCCCTTGATCCATTGATTACATAGCAGGACCCTGTATATATTGTaggatgtatttttaatttgtcttctaAGTTATGCACCCAGATCTTTATGAATCTGTAGCTTTATGCACTTTTTTAATGCACTgatctgctttaaaaatgtgcCCCTTTATGCTCAAAGAGAACTTCCCtatgctgccccagccccttaCGTGGGTGGGATGAAATTGTGATGAATGATTTCCTTCTTAATAAAGTGAAAAGTGGAATTTTTTTGATAATTTGCAGACCTGTTTTAAGTCAGAGTGATGAGCTCCTGTTGTGCCAAGTACCAATGGTCCTGGGCAAGAGCTTTTGTGGGTCTAAACCGTTGTATGTAGGGTAGCTTTGTAAGTGCAAAAGCAGGGAGAACATACCTAGTATTTTCTGATACTGGTATTTCTGATAATACTGATCTGCTGCCAGCCTTGTCACACCCTCATAGAGGACTCTGCCATGCCATGgtttgctgctgcctgtgcttgcTCACCACCACCACAAAAGTGAAAGTGGACTGGAGGAAACTATTGAGTAAATGAGCAGTGGCAAATTTTTTAGAATTTGTGTTAGAACTTATACGTagtgaaacaagaaaataaaattagggtttttttttctgatgaatCCAGTATACAGAGAAAGTGCATTGGGCTAAAAATATGTGAATGGTTCAGTAGCTTGGTGGTTGTCTTTCTAGACAAGGAGACACAGGGtttaatcctttttttaaaaaaaaaatctttcaacaTTTAAACAGTTTGGAGAACCTCATCTCCAAATACCTCAGTGGTCAGGTCAGTCCCCTGAGAGATGAGGGACTAGGCATCAAATACCAGTTCTGAGTCAGGCAAAGAACATTTGTCTCTAAACCTCCCACATCCTGTTGGAAGTGTGTGGGCTAAAGACCATAGCAGGCAGCACTGCTTCCCCAAGTATATGGAGAGGACCCATTCATAAGTGGATGCAGTTATGAATCTAATGTTAAAATGACAAAACTTGGGCATTTCTGAAATTAAAGAGATTATCTAAATTGTTGTATTTATCTCCAaggacattttctttctttttgcacCACAAGCCATcacatatgtgtgtgtttatgtaTGCTTTATACATTGCCCAGCCCTATCTCACAGTACACCATCTTTTTTGCCCCACCAAAGCAGTTCTCTGATTTTTCTACCATTTCTTTTGCTAAAGGCAATTACGATGGCAAAGTTTCCAAGTCTCTCATCGCCTGAGCCGCTCCATTGCGTCGCTTCACATCAGCAACCAGTCAGCAGCCCAGCTGAATCTACTGCAAAAATTCTCTCTGCTTCGTCTCACTGCCATCATGGAAAAGTACTCCATGTCAAACAAACATGGCTGGACCTGGTGAGTGCCACTGGTAACTGGGAAGAGactttttagaagaaaataatttctcctaATTCTGTTACTCTTGTTGGTTAGTAAATGCAATTAGAAGGAACCGTTGACTTCAAGTGTGGGATTTGAAACTGGCCCTTATTATCCATGGCTGCCTAGTGGCTCATTGGCAAAGTGAGAAATAGATCCTGAGAATCTGACTTAATTCCTGAGCTCTAACAGAGAGACTGCCCTGGCCTTTTGAACAATGCTGCAgttccagaaaaagaaacaggaatagGAGAGAGTGACTACAAAGTAGGAAAAGTTTACACTAAGTCCTACCCAGTATTCTTTTGGTGATTCAAAAAGAAACAGCTGCTGCTTCATGTGTTTGATATTGCTTTGTTTGAGCTTTAAAAGAAGAGTTAAGATAGTTGTGGGACTTTTCTCTAGAAATCAAAGATGCAGGCCTTGGCCTAAGCCTGGACCTGTGTTAGAGGGAGCTTGCAGCCCTGTCAGCTGTGACAGCTACCTGGTCACTCAGGGAGTAGAGGGAAGCACACATAGATGTGAATGCTCACTATGTGGCTCTTTCTCTAGCAATTGGCTGCAGAAACCTGCATGTTTCATGGTATAAAAACCCTGGTGGGCCCCACAGATTGAGGTACACCAGAAATGGAAATGGGCATGGATAAGAGTATCtgagaaaataatcaaaaagGATGACAGAATCTgacaaagaataaaattatctgGGAAATATTCAAAAGGATGACAGAATCTTTCCCTAATACACTAAGGCACCCAGTCCAGGTGAAGTATGACTTGATATTTATATTGTCAATTTTATGTGGCAAGcacctccccaaaatcccactaAATTGATCTGTGAGCTATGTTAAGACAAGTCTTCCcttagaaatggaaaaatagatACAATTGATACATGTGAGATTCACCTCACTGACATCAGTCAttaggaaaatttaaaatagtaaTCTGTTATAAATCTAATCTGAGTAGGTCAGATTGGCTGTTTGTTGTCAGAAGAAAAAGACAGGCAACCCCAAAGCAACCCATTATATCCAAGGCTGAGGGTTTGGGTCACCTTCCAGAGGTGTTTATCTCTAGAGTGGGTATAGAGATAGTCCAGACAGCTGACTTTTTCTAAATCTCTGTAAGGGAACTAAAATTCAGTAAAATTAATCCCCATTTCACTGCTCTCCTTCAGTGCACTCCCTGTGGCTAGTTGGCATGTGCGCTGAAATGAATCTCACCTTACCCAACTTCAAACAAGCAGACTAGAATACAGCAAATTCTAGGCCCTACTGTTTGTACAAGGTTTTCATCCTGAGAGCTATTCCTTCAGTTTTTATAATCAGTCTCTAAGGATTTTTAAGAGAGGCACTGTAAATAGCTGTATAGTTACGCACTGTACTTCTTCAGTAGATAATTTAAAATGAGTTTTTACTTCTTCCCACACAGATGACAAAATTCTTAGTCACATTCAGGTCATAttcatctttttaattttaattctgtgGCAGTCATGACTCCCAAAAAGGGAATCCAGTTGGTTCTTGTTTTCATCATAGTTTTTTGAAGAAAGCAAGCTCACCAGCTTCACTTAAGTTACTCAActagaataaataataaatcatATAACACAAGGGAGTAATCTGACACATAGGGATTTCCCACCATCATTTATTATTGTAGAGTTTTAGTCAGTAGAAATACTAAATCGTGTAACTAGTAGTACAAAGATCATTCAGCATGTTAGAAGACTGAACTTCCTTTTCCCTCAGATACCCTCTCCACTCGCCATTCCTGTGAGTCCCTAAAAGATGCTTTAAACCTGTTGGCTTCAGCTGGCTGACACCTGAGTAGTAAAAGGTTCTTGTTAGAACTGATTGTAATGCTGTGCATTTGAGGCCATCGACTTATAGACATTAAGAAATTAATCAATTATGTCAATTGTAAAGTGTCTGTGTATTGTGCATTAAACATTATTTTGCCATCTTTATTAAAATTACCCAGTTACCAATTTCTGTCAGTAGTGTTACTCAGAAGGTGTGTAAATACTGATTTCTTCATGCAGTCTGTTCATGTTAATTTTCAGGTCTGTGCCAAAGTTCATGAAGAGGATGAAAGTCCCTGACTACAAGGACAAGAATGTCTTTGGTGTGCCCCTGATAGTTCACGTTCAGAGAACAGGGCAGCCTCTTCCCCAGAGCATCCAACAAGCCCTGCGCTACCTACGGAGCAACTGTCTAGACCAGGTAGGAACTTTACTCCATGGACTTGTTGGTTTTTTATGAAAAGCCACTTTAAGCAAGTACCAGTGACCATTTTTGTACTAAGTGCCGggattatttgaaaattataaTCTCTCATGTTGGGCCTTGATCTCCTCTGGTGATTTGATATCTGGGGCCAAAACTAAAAGTTTTCCATTTTGAGATTTGTATCCAGCTAATCTGTTGAAATTCTGTAGCTGTAACAGTCCTGCTGATTTGTATACCACACTCTGCTTCAAACAACATTTTGAGATCTTCGTGTATATTGAATGAAACCTGGGAAGGGATCAGGACTTCGCACTTCTAAATGTATTTGTACTGCTTATGCTTAATTGTTGCCATTGAGGGTTAACTGCATTCACCATTTCACAAGATATGGTACAAAAGGTTTTATTTACTTAGCAAAGACAGAAAAGTGC
This region includes:
- the STARD13 gene encoding stAR-related lipid transfer protein 13 isoform X4, with amino-acid sequence MTIQIEAKEACDWLRAAGFPQYAQFYEDSQFPIDIAAVKKDHDFLDKDLVEPLCRRLNTLNKCASMKLDVNFQRKKSEDSDEEDLCAISNKWTFQRTSKRWSRVDDIDTLLHRSDRHGSSGDIKMKNTTSSESVLTDLSEPELSSIHSESSGGSDSRSQSGTTSTAREACDCSAHHDVESTLLQDSATINTAPSPKDGLKNENPTRARAKTFLKRMETLKAKAVHGKLKGSGRTGPLEISGPVLQFEPKSLKDMHCVQIVNGDLQNLGQDSVKRGLPFSAKSSSDSSQSENSSSGVSTPCLKERKCHEANKRGGMYLEDLDVLAGTALRQVVDQNRKNEFHSQENLVVHIPKDHKPGTFPKALSIESLSPTDNSNSVNWRTGSISLGKQNCSTPKESGLMACCPKESRISIYDNVPGSHLYASTGDLLDIEKDVLFPQLDDILQHVNGLQEVVDGWSKKVLPGLPVGDVSVSESPSLPFQSPTQITLDFEGNSVSDGRTTPSDMDRDGTSLNESEATGVRDRRDSGVGASLTRPSRQLRWQSFQVSHRLSRSIASLHISNQSAAQLNLLQKFSLLRLTAIMEKYSMSNKHGWTWSVPKFMKRMKVPDYKDKNVFGVPLIVHVQRTGQPLPQSIQQALRYLRSNCLDQVGLFRKSGVKSRIQALRQMNESSPENVSYEDQSAYDVADMVKQFFRDLPEPLLTSKLGETFLHIYQYVPKEQRLQAVQAAIMLMADENREVLQTLLCFLSDVTSVEENQMTPMNIAVCLAPSLFHLNIVKKESSPRVIQKKYATGKPDQKDLSENLAATQGLAHMIMECNKLFEVPHEMITQSRNSYVDAEVHSPTLDELGKQVDEEGGNYQMYLETLMQNLQKEAKEKFKGWVTCSSVENTELAYKKVGDGNPLRLWKASVEVEAPPSVVLNRVLRERHLWDEDFLQWKVVESLDKQTEVYQYVLNTMAPHPVRDFVVLRTWRTDLPKGMCMLVAISVEHEEAPLMGAVRAIVMDSQYLIEPCGSGKARLTHICRTDLKGHSPEWYNKGFGHLCAAEVARIRNSFQPLIAEGPETKI
- the STARD13 gene encoding stAR-related lipid transfer protein 13 isoform X2, translating into MLKQVPRAAGTACFYLNAVSPEGQELFWRCDPPARRPPYRTSRILARHQLVTKIQQEIEAKEACDWLRAAGFPQYAQFYEDSQFPIDIAAVKKDHDFLDKDLVEPLCRRLNTLNKCASMKLDVNFQRKKSEDSDEEDLCAISNKWTFQRTSKRWSRVDDIDTLLHRSDRHGSSGDIKMKNTTSSESVLTDLSEPELSSIHSESSGGSDSRSQSGTTSTAREACDCSAHHDVESTLLQDSATINTAPSPKDGLKNENPTRARAKTFLKRMETLKAKAVHGKLKGSGRTGPLEISGPVLQFEPKSLKDMHCVQIVNGDLQNLGQDSVKRGLPFSAKSSSDSSQSENSSSGVSTPCLKERKCHEANKRGGMYLEDLDVLAGTALRQVVDQNRKNEFHSQENLVVHIPKDHKPGTFPKALSIESLSPTDNSNSVNWRTGSISLGKQNCSTPKESGLMACCPKESRISIYDNVPGSHLYASTGDLLDIEKDVLFPQLDDILQHVNGLQEVVDGWSKKVLPGLPVGDVSVSESPSLPFQSPTQITLDFEGNSVSDGRTTPSDMDRDGTSLNESEATGVRDRRDSGVGASLTRPSRQLRWQSFQVSHRLSRSIASLHISNQSAAQLNLLQKFSLLRLTAIMEKYSMSNKHGWTWSVPKFMKRMKVPDYKDKNVFGVPLIVHVQRTGQPLPQSIQQALRYLRSNCLDQVGLFRKSGVKSRIQALRQMNESSPENVSYEDQSAYDVADMVKQFFRDLPEPLLTSKLGETFLHIYQYVPKEQRLQAVQAAIMLMADENREVLQTLLCFLSDVTSVEENQMTPMNIAVCLAPSLFHLNIVKKESSPRVIQKKYATGKPDQKDLSENLAATQGLAHMIMECNKLFEVPHEMITQSRNSYVDAEVHSPTLDELGKQVDEEGGNYQMYLETLMQNLQKEAKEKFKGWVTCSSVENTELAYKKVGDGNPLRLWKASVEVEAPPSVVLNRVLRERHLWDEDFLQWKVVESLDKQTEVYQYVLNTMAPHPVRDFVVLRTWRTDLPKGMCMLVAISVEHEEAPLMGAVRAIVMDSQYLIEPCGSGKARLTHICRTDLKGHSPEWYNKGFGHLCAAEVARIRNSFQPLIAEGPETKI
- the STARD13 gene encoding stAR-related lipid transfer protein 13 isoform X5, with translation MKLDVNFQRKKSEDSDEEDLCAISNKWTFQRTSKRWSRVDDIDTLLHRSDRHGSSGDIKMKNTTSSESVLTDLSEPELSSIHSESSGGSDSRSQSGTTSTAREACDCSAHHDVESTLLQDSATINTAPSPKDGLKNENPTRARAKTFLKRMETLKAKAVHGKLKGSGRTGPLEISGPVLQFEPKSLKDMHCVQIVNGDLQNLGQDSVKRGLPFSAKSSSDSSQSENSSSGVSTPCLKERKCHEANKRGGMYLEDLDVLAGTALRQVVDQNRKNEFHSQENLVVHIPKDHKPGTFPKALSIESLSPTDNSNSVNWRTGSISLGKQNCSTPKESGLMACCPKESRISIYDNVPGSHLYASTGDLLDIEKDVLFPQLDDILQHVNGLQEVVDGWSKKVLPGLPVGDVSVSESPSLPFQSPTQITLDFEGNSVSDGRTTPSDMDRDGTSLNESEATGVRDRRDSGVGASLTRPSRQLRWQSFQVSHRLSRSIASLHISNQSAAQLNLLQKFSLLRLTAIMEKYSMSNKHGWTWSVPKFMKRMKVPDYKDKNVFGVPLIVHVQRTGQPLPQSIQQALRYLRSNCLDQVGLFRKSGVKSRIQALRQMNESSPENVSYEDQSAYDVADMVKQFFRDLPEPLLTSKLGETFLHIYQYVPKEQRLQAVQAAIMLMADENREVLQTLLCFLSDVTSVEENQMTPMNIAVCLAPSLFHLNIVKKESSPRVIQKKYATGKPDQKDLSENLAATQGLAHMIMECNKLFEVPHEMITQSRNSYVDAEVHSPTLDELGKQVDEEGGNYQMYLETLMQNLQKEAKEKFKGWVTCSSVENTELAYKKVGDGNPLRLWKASVEVEAPPSVVLNRVLRERHLWDEDFLQWKVVESLDKQTEVYQYVLNTMAPHPVRDFVVLRTWRTDLPKGMCMLVAISVEHEEAPLMGAVRAIVMDSQYLIEPCGSGKARLTHICRTDLKGHSPEWYNKGFGHLCAAEVARIRNSFQPLIAEGPETKI
- the STARD13 gene encoding stAR-related lipid transfer protein 13 isoform X3; the protein is MSSQRRPAKAQLRRSLSEQLRDSTAKAWDLLWRNVRERRLAEIEAKEACDWLRAAGFPQYAQFYEDSQFPIDIAAVKKDHDFLDKDLVEPLCRRLNTLNKCASMKLDVNFQRKKSEDSDEEDLCAISNKWTFQRTSKRWSRVDDIDTLLHRSDRHGSSGDIKMKNTTSSESVLTDLSEPELSSIHSESSGGSDSRSQSGTTSTAREACDCSAHHDVESTLLQDSATINTAPSPKDGLKNENPTRARAKTFLKRMETLKAKAVHGKLKGSGRTGPLEISGPVLQFEPKSLKDMHCVQIVNGDLQNLGQDSVKRGLPFSAKSSSDSSQSENSSSGVSTPCLKERKCHEANKRGGMYLEDLDVLAGTALRQVVDQNRKNEFHSQENLVVHIPKDHKPGTFPKALSIESLSPTDNSNSVNWRTGSISLGKQNCSTPKESGLMACCPKESRISIYDNVPGSHLYASTGDLLDIEKDVLFPQLDDILQHVNGLQEVVDGWSKKVLPGLPVGDVSVSESPSLPFQSPTQITLDFEGNSVSDGRTTPSDMDRDGTSLNESEATGVRDRRDSGVGASLTRPSRQLRWQSFQVSHRLSRSIASLHISNQSAAQLNLLQKFSLLRLTAIMEKYSMSNKHGWTWSVPKFMKRMKVPDYKDKNVFGVPLIVHVQRTGQPLPQSIQQALRYLRSNCLDQVGLFRKSGVKSRIQALRQMNESSPENVSYEDQSAYDVADMVKQFFRDLPEPLLTSKLGETFLHIYQYVPKEQRLQAVQAAIMLMADENREVLQTLLCFLSDVTSVEENQMTPMNIAVCLAPSLFHLNIVKKESSPRVIQKKYATGKPDQKDLSENLAATQGLAHMIMECNKLFEVPHEMITQSRNSYVDAEVHSPTLDELGKQVDEEGGNYQMYLETLMQNLQKEAKEKFKGWVTCSSVENTELAYKKVGDGNPLRLWKASVEVEAPPSVVLNRVLRERHLWDEDFLQWKVVESLDKQTEVYQYVLNTMAPHPVRDFVVLRTWRTDLPKGMCMLVAISVEHEEAPLMGAVRAIVMDSQYLIEPCGSGKARLTHICRTDLKGHSPEWYNKGFGHLCAAEVARIRNSFQPLIAEGPETKI